The Sander lucioperca isolate FBNREF2018 chromosome 4, SLUC_FBN_1.2, whole genome shotgun sequence DNA segment agaaagagaaaacgATACTTTATACTGGTAGATGTCAATAAGTTATATCTGCCTTCACCTTTCTTTCCTTGTGATttccctccacctcctcccacCAGATTCAGCAGCTCTGCCTCCAGGTCTTCATCATTTCCCTCatcatccatccctccatccggGGACAGGTTAAGAAGCAGCCCCATCTGAGACACAGCGAGACAGACAGGAGGAAAGACACAGCGAGAGGAGCTGAATCATACCTGTTGTTGGCATACTTACAGTAGATATCATTCACACATCTCATTATCAGACATGACGGGTGTTACCTGTTTGGCTCGCGCTGCCCCTTGACCCCGGGGAGGGGGGTTCCGACTGCGACTCATTTTTACTTCCTAAAAGTTAGGGATAGATTAGTTGAGCCAATGGAAAGACGAATAAAAGGTGATAAACACGTCCATAACTGACAGTATCCACTGCTAGTACACCTGTATAGAGTCGGCACTAACTTCAATAGCAGCCACTACTTTCCATTTTTTGTGTAATAATTCAAACTGTTCCAACTGTTTTGTGTCGAGGTAGCTTATGCTTGTGCTCACtgtagctaacagctagcacaacaaacaataaaaaaatttacATTGCTAATGAATGTAAAGGCAAGATAATTGACGTTACCTTGACGGTTTCACGGACCGTGATGTTAGTGTTCCAGCTAGTCGGGTCGATTATTCAAGTCGGAAACTGCACCGAAAGTATTGGAGAAAAGATTAAACATATACAAGCGGGCAGATTTAATTTAACGTCTAGTTCGAGCTGTCAAAACCGTGAAAACAAGAAGGGTGTGCGAGAGTGTTTTATTTCCTAGGATGGAGAAGGCATGCCCCGCCCTGCTCTATCTTACTCTGCCATTGATTGGCTGATACAGGACGTTACCCTGACATTATTACCATAACCTCACTCCTTCTGCCTAAACCTACAGAGACGGTTTGTGACCAACCCAAACCAGAGCAGGCAGCGAGTAGGGAGGGTCGCGAGTTTTTtatgccttcgccatcctaagAGGGGAACGTATGTGGAATTTACTTCCTACATTGCGTCTCCAGTGGCAACGCACATCGCGCTTTACGTCCAGACGAAAACACACCCATTACTAACGTAAAACACCGACGTCAAGTCCACGCACGGTTCAGgcttttatatatgtcaatgggttCAGgtccgttctcttaatacatccatggttcaGGTGGGAAAAAATATTCCGCGACATTTTGTCACTGTCTACCTACAGGGATTTAACTTAATcagcaaaaaaatgtttatttgaaCCTTAGCAAGTACACTTAGTAACTTTATCCAAGGCATATCTTCAACTTTCTTTATTCAGTCAGTGTTGATGTTCGCTAGCTGCCtacattaacattaattgttagttggctaacgttaTAAGCTAAAGCTAACCATAAGGATATAACCGTAACACTGGAAATTGTTTATGGTAATTATAGGCAATATTTTTTGCTACTAACGTTATGTTGTTATGTCTGTATTGAGttcacttatttattttttttaggaaGAGGAGATGGCCAAATATAAAGCAAAGGTCAACAGCAGTGGTAAAGGAGATGCTATTATCCCACAACATTGGCTAATTTTGGTGTGCTACTGTTGAACAGAAAccatatatgattattattttttttttttaaagacctaCATTTTAAAACTAAATGATAAACACTTTCTTAGCAAATTCTGCTTGTTATACAGCTTGACTTTATCATTAAGACACACTCCTTTAAGTGTTATCAGCTACAGTGATACTTTTAATTGAAATGGTCCTTATGTGTTAAGTCAGCTTAGCTCCACCTCAGACTCGGTCACTCAGGTCAAGGAAAAGGGAATGTCCAAGTGATGAAATCTCAGAGACTGAGGATGTTAAGGCTGCTCTCCATCCTCAGGTAATTTAGGTAATTTGAAATAGAACCTACATGTACATCTTATCAAGCCAGATTTGTTCACAActcattctatttttttttttatttcagaacactGAAGGAGATAATACAGCAGTGGATGCTGCTCTGCTTCAGTGCCACCAGCCCCCTCTGCAGGAATCTATTATGATTTCAACTCAACAGCATGAGGCAGCAGAACAGTCCTGTCTCACCAAACAAgatcctgacacacacaaaaaacatacagaAGCAACAGATGTTTACTTGAATGGGACAGGTAAAGCTTTTGAAGAGCAAGAAGGGACTACAGTCACCAATCCCAACAATGATTCTCAGCCGGAGGGCTTAAGCGTACATGCTGATAATGATGCCACCAAGAGTGGAAAGGGCAAGGATGAAATGACTGCAGAGGAATGTAGCAGATCACCATCTCAAACATGCACTGATCAACTTGAGGTCTTCTTGCCAATCTCTGAAGAAGGTGATGGAAGTGCTTTGGAGGAGCAGCTGGTTGCAGAGGATAACTCTCAATGTAATTTGGAGAAAAATCAAGAAACCAGCCGAGAAGAACCCAGCAATGTGTACATGGCCGATGTCAAGGAAATCACAAAGGACGCAGCAGTGGGCTTACCGGCCAAAAAGAAGCGAAGGATGGGTATGTGTGGTCTGACAGAGAGGGAGCGGAGTCACTTTTTACAGACACAAAAACGTGAGAACGGGCAGAATGGACCGGAGAGAGCTGAGAAGCAGATTTGTAATGACACAGCTGACCTTGTGGCTCAGGAAAAGATTGTATCTTCAACCCCGTTATCATACTCAGTATCCATCCCAGTAGGCAGTGTCACAGAGCAGAGCGAGGCAGAGATAAAACTTCAGTCCAGTCACTGTGGAGAGGATGACAGGTCAGAATAATGTAGTGAGGAACCCAAACTGCATGTTAAATATTCTTACATTTGTAATTTGTACATAATGACAACTACCAGTGTTGGAAAGAGTAGTGTCATTTGCCACTCAAGTTGGATTAACATCTGTCAATAATATGTGTACTCTATTGGAAACATTTCAGGTCATATACACTGTTGTACTAAAGATTTTAGTGAAATCACTGAAAAACACACTCCAAACCAAATATACAGTACTTATTACAATAACAGGTGTAAATGTGATTCATTACTGCCCACTTGATGATAACATTGTTTGTTAACACAGGGCAGAAACTGAAGTCCACATTGCTGTCCCTATCTCAGATGAGACCGGCACTGTGTGTGATCCGGGCTGCTCGAAGGGAAAGAGTTGTGAGGTTGAAGGAGGCATAGTGCCTGATCCAGAGCAAACTGGTGACACAAAGTCAGACCCACCTGCAGAGGAGGAGCTTTTGGGGAATCAGGAGCAGCAGGAACTTGAGGGACGCACAGCTGAGATTGTGGCTGAAAAACCTCAGGAACAAATTAAAGATGGGGAAGATGGGTCAGCACTAGTAGACCAAAGTCCTGCCTTCACTTTTGACTCTAATCCAACTCAAAATGAGGAGACTGAGAACCGGGATGCAATCAAGGCTGCCCTTCTTCAAGTGAATAGTGCAACCAGGGCAAAAGACGAGAAGAAGGAAGCTGATGCTGGGGACAGTGACGGACCTAAAGCAGACACTTCAACCACAGACACCCGGTCAGCGGAATTCAACGCTGTGGAGCTCTGCGAGGCTGCAGTGACACCCAGTGGCTCAGAGAGGAAAGACAGCGTGAGTGGAGGGACAAACTTACAAAATACCAGTTTAATGAAGCTCATAATGTTTATTGAGACCGTCAGAGGTGTTATTCAAGAGTCCTTGTTTGTTATGCAAATAGTTTTTCCAGTGTTGTGCATATGGTCATCCCTTTGCCACATCGCATAATTGTGTAGTGTTTATGGTTAATGCAGTAGCAACAGAAAATACCCAATAttagcgggcgcccatatatagaggtttactccttgacgcagtggccgcaggttcaactctgactgcggccctttgctgcatgtcattccccccctctctcccctttcatgacttcagctgtcctatataaataaaggcctaaaatggccaaaaaaattatcttacaTGAAAATCACCAAATTGATATACTGAATGTTATTTATTACGCTTTTACCTTCTAACTATACAGAAATggttgatttgtttttgttttttgcacaCAGGGGGATTGTGATGATAAACCTGAGGCCCCTCAGACCAGGGACACCGCTGACCCGTTTGGATCTGGGTACTTGGATTACGTGTCAGACTCGCAGCTGAACACCATCGTTCTGACGTAAGGAAGCAGTGAAGGGGGTTAAATCCCACAAGAACCGTGACAgtggggagaaaaaaagggaaGGTTGGGGAAGCAAGTGACCCTTCGCAGACTAGCTCTCCTGATAAACATCCAGTGTAAACAAGCTCAGGGTTTAGCTCATTAGAGGCGTGGGAAACCCAGTGGTGTCTTCTTCCACCTAGACAAACAACTTACTAATGGAATTGAAGTAAGCTCCTTTGACCTCAGAGATTGTTAACAAGGACAGATTACATTGTAACAAAAAATCTGATTAACATGCAGGGAATTCAGATTCGTACTcttgtaaaatgaaaaaaaacaacagaaaatgaagaTTTGCTACAAGCTTATACGGCACTTTTTTATATCCATCCAACTTTTTTACTTTCTCTCCATCCAGTGAGGTGATGGAGAAGGAGGAAGATCTTGGTTCTGCAGACTGTCACGAAGATGCTACAGACCTGATCTGTGGACTCATCAGAGAACTCTCCTCTCTAAAGTTAGTAAATGCTTATTTTTCTATTCTGTCCaatatacagtaccagtcaaaagtttggacacatttTCCTATACAAGTCAATGTGTccaaactttttattttttagattatttttttgggcattttaggcctttatttgacaggacagctgaagacatgaaaggggagagaggggggggaatgacatgcagcaaagggccgcgggtcggagtcaaacccgcggccgctgcgtcgaggagtaaacctttatatgggcgcccgctctaccaactgagctatccgggcgcccagcgtgtccaaacttttgactggtactatatatagataaagataaagatatATGGATATACTGTGTGTACActgtgtgaacaaccaaggaaATGCCAAAGTGAGACTTGGTAAAAACTTGGATGATTTGATGATAATTGTAATGGATAATATATCCCACGCCCACAGGCGACCAGCAGACAGGGCAGACGCGAGTTTTACGAATTGGTACAATGCACCACACCGAGTATGGACGTTGGGATTGAGTTAACCTGGCTATTATGCACAACTGCGCATACACCATACAGAAGCAGGATTTTGGATTCACTCTCACTTGCGAATCGAGTTATTCGAGTGGTTCAAAAAGAATGATTCGTCCGCGAGTCTAACATCACTACTTTAACGTGGGTGGATGGTGTactgagggaaactctgggcaGCAAATCAAACTGATGCACCATTAGTAGTAGCCTAAATACAAACTTGCCCAcaatagagcacatttaaaacaaaaaaatacagatcTGTATGAGGAAACATTTGGTTGAGCTGAGGGGCTAATAGCAATAAATACAGGAACAACATCTTCAACCTGCTTTCAACCTTAATTTGTTCTACTTGTCAAAAGCAAATCTGGTAAAGAAAGTTAATAAATGATTAAAGGCGATAATCAGCATTTTGTTCCTCTGGTTGCTTTCTTCCAGTCGTAAGGTCATGGCCACTCATAGAGAGCTGGAGAACCTGCGCCGTGGCAGTAAAGCTTCCAGGAGCTCCATCCGTTGAGGATTCGTTTCAAGTCCCTGCCATCCTGAGCTTATGGTTGCCCTAATGGTTTGTGGGTAATGAAGGCACTTTTAAATGTTACTATACAACGTTTTTTTACTCTTGTACTATTGACAGCTGGAATGTTCAGTTATATAGCTCAGTTCTTGTTCTCCCCAAATAAAGCAGGGTGTTTATTACGTCAGTAATCTTAAATATTGTGTAATTATTCCATCATTAGTAATACATCCAGAGCTCTGCCCTATATGGCTAGCTTCATATtctattacattattttaaagaatagagagagatgatgacaaacacacacaccaatgttgggaatttacatatttataactTCTGGCATACAATTATTTCACACAGAAATTCAATTTCTTTTAACAAAGTAAGAAGAGCTGAAATGGCATTTTAGAAGAGCCTCAAATAcaatattcaaaataaaaacatgcctCAAGAACAGATATTTACACATCAGAACAAGAACAAGTCActcatattttaaaaaatttaaaatgctgacaTGGTCATAAGGTGTTTACACGTTAGGACTGATGACTGTAGTCTTATAAAGGTTTGACATTTATAATCCTTCAATGCATGAACAGTATGAAACTGGACATTAGGTGACCacgttttaaaaatgtaaaacaatacAGTCCGTTTGAAATAGGTATTTGGTTCTCCTCCCAAACATAATATCTGGCAGTCGTTATTgaacgatgatgatgatgatgatgatgatacaaAATCCAGACGGACGCGGTTACAGAAGGTTAGGCTGACAAAAAGACCAGCTGGAAAATAACTCCAATCAGCATTAGCCTGTAAAAGGCTACACGGCAAACGTGCCAAAGCATGCAAATGAAAACCACACACGTGCTAATAAACAAATCCACACTCCAATAATAAAGGATTCAACCTTATTGCTACCTATACCATCTGTTGGTTCAGCGTCTGCACTTGGCGTACACGGAGCTGTACGCGCTGTCCACTTTGGGGCAGAAGCGCTTAGTATGCGCTTTGGCCCCTGTGGCTCCGCACAGAGGACACACATACTGCCGCAGATAGGGGCACAAAACATCTCCGGCCTGGTTCTTTAGCCAGTGGGATCCGCAAACCAAATCGGACTCCCCGTTGTGCTTGCAGAAACTGCAGAACATGCGTTCAGGTGACGCCGGTAACAACGGAGGATCGGGGCTTTTGAAACGAGTGGTTTTCTTGCGTTCTTTAGGTCCCCGGGAGCCCATCGGTCTTGAAACTAGCTTCAAATCCACTGCGTCTGAAGTATCGGCGCGAAACGGGTCGGTAGTATACCACAAAGCATCAGGTGGGCGTTGATGAGTCAAAGAGCCTGGCAGAGTAGATATACCGGAGAGATCTGGCGCACAGTCTGCCCCGTGGTTGCAAACTGTGTTTGGCCTTATGCGCACAGACATCAGGTCATCAGATTGTGAGTGCGGAGCTTTAGAGGCTGGAAGTGCGGACTCATTGACCCTGTGCCGGCCCAGGATCTCTCTGATTGTGTCCGACAGTCCCATGTAGTCTCTCCAGGGCTGGAAACGTTTGCTGTCAGACTCCATGAAGCGCGGAATGTGATGGAAAAGTCCCCAAACCATGCCGTTCGTTATAGCTCCTTCTTGGCCAAACGTCTTGCCTGCAAAACTCCCTTTCAGTGAGATGATGGGAGTTGTTGACTTTGTAATAACGATGTAAAGGACAGCAGACACACCGGCGCCAGGCACGCGTAACAACGTTTTGAAGTTGGTAATTGTTAATTGAGCACAAGAGGTGAAAGGAAAAAACGCCCCACCGTGCGAGCAGCCAATCACATGAGCTCACGCACCGCACGTGCAGGTCATCAAACAAGCGGAGTGATGCCACTATATATCCACTCATGGCATGAGTTTCATGCCCAGTTTGCACACCAAGAAGcccattagtttttatttttcaggttTTGTTTCTAATATTTAAGTCTCATAATAATTGAAAAAGCATGTTTTTCCGATTTTACTAAGATACTATTAATACCAACATAAGAATAGTTTGGAATATGGTCTATTTAGGggtaaaatgtattataattCATGTAGCAGTAACAATATTGACTGACTGACCTTTAGGTGCTGGTAAAAGATTTGAAGCAGCAACCTTTCCTGTTGAATACAGCTACTACTTTCACTAATCCCTGTACAGATGGGAGACAAAGGAAATATCtaaatacagtggtgctcataagtttatgaacccatgctaaagttgactaaaaagaggaataaaaaagcatttttttggaAATTGAGCTTAATGccttcataaaaaaaattaggaaaaatccaacctttaaggacttTAATGTGtcgcaaataaataaatgttcttccttaaaatacagggggcataagtaagtacatccctatgttaaattcccatagaggcaggcagctttttatttttaaaggccagttatttcatggatccaggatactatgcctcctgataaagttcccttggcctttggaattaaaatagccccacatcatcacatacccttcaccatacctagagattggcatggagtactttccataagatcatctctcaaccagctattaggccaactgaaataaaaccatgccaatttctaggtatggtgaaaaatcaatttacattttttttcaaacagcaCTGTGGAAGGAAATAACActaggaaaaaataaaataagcctttattgattattttaaaaagtgaaaatagtaaggtacagcatttttttttttttttatcaccacCTATCATCAAAATTGTGTTCAAATGACCAGTCTAAGTGTGGAGCTTGTCGTGTGTCTGCTCGGCCTTCCCATGTCTCTGACTGGCCATCAAACTCTCTGGTtttgagagaaaagagaggaatgAGTAATAGCAGTAAtagaaaacatgtttacagtatCATTTGGGCCTGATTAGCTGTGTGTAGagaatgtcatttaaaaaaaagggagaaaatacATTAGCTGTATTTGTTTATTCTGCATCAGCAACACACATTGTCAGACGTAACTCATCCAAAGCACTGAGATTGCAGTGAATGCTTTTGACCACAGGTAAAGCTGTTTTTTCCACGATtcatttttctctctttatgTACACTGCTATCGCTATGAAAGCATGATTTGACTAACCTGCAGTTGTATGACAGATTGAGGGCGGAGTAGAGCTCAGGAGTGCTGGGGGTTTGAACTCTGACTCTTCTCTGATGTGATCCAGAAACAGCGGCTGTCCCCGACTTGGTTGAAGATGGTGTAATGGGAAGACAGCAAGATATGCCGGTGGGCCCCAAACTTGAAAAATCTGCAGTCACGTACACATAATGTGTTAGGACTTTTGAAGTAAATTTATTTCACCACATTAAAACATCAGTCTCCCATCACTCCACTCTTTAATTTAACTGCATACTCACCGAGTCCAGTGCTCTCTCTCCTGTTGTGGCTTGGTGCTCCTTTACCAGACAGAGGGGAGTCCAGCAGATACTGCTGCTTCAGGACAGAGGCCTTCTGTTGCTCAAAATCACGGCGCTGTACACAAAAGATACAAGTTACAGAGTAAGAAGCAGCCTTTTAAGCCAGCATGCAGTGTATGAGGAAACTACTGTAAATGCAcaaaaagagggagagggatCTCTCATCTGTTTGCTCTTCCTGACGTTTGTTCCATTGACATGCCGAATCAAGGGTTTAAAGGACAGAGGGTGTCGTACACCGTACGGATTTAAAGCCCTTTGAGGCAAATTTTCAAAACAATAATAGTCCCTGTCTCATTTTCTTCCCACCTCATGGCTAAGTCGGATTGCAGCATCGGTGAAGGACTGCCTCTCTTTTTTAAAAGTCCGCCTCTGATGATCAAGCTCCACCCAGCGCATCTGAAGACGTTCCCACTCTTCCAAAAAGTAGGAATCAGCCAGTTCACAGGGCACAGGCGAAGCAAAGCTGTCCTGCAGACAGAAAGTAGTATTACTAAGTCTGACACTAGCaaaagtgtgtgtctgagatGGACAATCATacctgcagcagctgctgttgtAATCTGACTAGCTGTTGACTCtctttcagttcagtttctAGTTGAGCCAGGAGCTTGTCATGGTCAGTATCAACACCAGTGTGGCCTACAGTCAACAAAGACAACATATTGTATTCTTTTACACGAGTGTTTCTCGATCATTGGTttagcaaaaacaaaattaaagctGAAGACAAATATCCAATTCTTGATATAGTCTTCTCAAAAAGGCACAACTCATCAAAGCAGCACTTTAAATATTGGTTAACCTGGGTGTTTACCTTCAGATGGGCCACCACCCAGTCTCCTCTGCACCTGTCTCCAACACTGAACCACACCTCCTGTTACATGGTCACCAAGCGCTACCTCAGCTTGATCAAGCCTGTTGTCTTCAGCTTGGGCCTCATCCTGAACATCCGCACCGTCTGACAGGGTCTTCAAAAAAAAGGTTAGGCTTATTTGTTATGTTGAATGCTTAATTTTGGATTCAGCACTATAACTTAAAGATTGAAAGTTAACTCTTCACCTTAGAAACAGTACTTGAGAAAACAATAACACACGTAACTTTAGTAGCCGTTTTGACGGCTTTACACAATCTTCCTCAGCAGGTGGagtttccattttttttctctacacTTTAAGGACGTCTCAGCCATGGTGGCTTAAAAGTTCAAGGAATGAAatccagaacagctactaaaaTGGACCTTTTATTAGGCAAACTCTGCTTTAACTCCTTAACCAACTCTGCAGCAGCAACATCTGCTGAGGAAGACCATTTGGAAACAATAGAAAGCTCCGGGACAGCTACATAGACCATGTAGTGAGGTTGTTGTTAATACTTTAGGTTCACTTAATATTTAATGAATGTCGCTTGGGCTCAATGACCAATGCTATTTATTGATCAACACCGGCCTTAGTCAAAGAGCTCTCTACTTTTACTCACATGCTCCATGTCGACTCTGAGTGCATGAAGTAAAGTGGCGATGCTGTGGCGCAGCTTCATCGCCTCCCTGAGCTCTGCTTCTCTGCGCTCCAACATCAGACGCAGTGTTTCCTCTTCTCGTCTACAAGGTGGAGAGAGCAAGTGAGGATAAGAAAGGGGAGGTGGCGAATGCATTTAAAGGCTGTAATCAAAAAGTGATGACAATAACAACTTACTTTGCAGTAGACCTGAATGATTTGATTGGCTGTTCTCTTTTGTCTCGACCTCCAGGCTTAAGGTTCAACACCTCTATGGCTGGATAGAAAAATGCAAGATAGTAAATATTTGCGTGGTTTCAGTAAACATGCTATATATAAGCAAACATCTGTGGGTAAAATATTCTGTCAATGTAACTGTAACAGGACTGAGTGAGTCTCACAGGGTCCTTTGATATTGTGTCGGTCAGTCAGCTGAGACACCCGCTCCTTCAGTCTGTTGGTGTGCTGCTCTCGACGCCTCATCTCCACCTCCTGCTGGTTACACCGCAGCTGCAGACGAGTGCACTGACGAGAGGGTAGATATGATTTTGAGGAAGGGGAATAGTGTATTCAGATAGTAACATATTGCACTTGGTCTGTCACACATGCAACTTACTTTGGCCCGTTCATATCTCAGCATGTCCTGAAGCCTGGCCACGTGCTCATCCATCTCCTTTAGTTGTTCCTACAAAGTAGAGGTTTAGTTCCACCCCCCCAGAATTAAAAGCATTCATCCATTTCATTCACTTCGTTTTGACCCACTCTGAGGGAGTCTCCTTGTTCTCTGTGCTCCTCTCTGTCGGCCCACCAGGAGGCGCTGTGGGAGAGCTCATTCAGAGGGCTGGGGCTAGGATCCCTCAGCAGAAAGGAGTCTTTGATAGACAAGAGAAGCAGGCGGACATGTAGGTGGTGGTGTGGATTGGATTGTTTATCCAGCATGGTTTAAAGCTTTTGGCTCATGTTTCTATATTTCAGGTAAAAGGTGACAGTATTACCTGAGGACTCTGAGCGTTTTCCAAGTCTCTTCTGGCTAAACCTGGAAGCCATCTGGATGCCATAGTCACATATTGGCAACAAGGGGACATTTTACTCACATGTAATTGTAACTGGTATGCACCAAAACAGGATCAAGACAATATGTACAcatacttaaaggacaaatatATAACTGTAGTAACAATGGATCAGTATACATGTTTATGTAGTGCCTTACCTGAGCAGAAAAGTAAACCTTCCTTAGACAGATGCTGCCATTTTTATTTCCAGCTGATGGCACTTCTGCTAATTACCACAAACAAAGGGCTGGATGGAAGCTTCAGGATCTGAAATGATTCAGTTCAACTGCTTCCTACCAAACTTCAACTTGTGCACACTGTTTGAAAGTATTAactactttttttatattataaggAGGTGAAGGTGTTGTAAATCACATTCAAAGAAATGTCCATGATGGGAGGAGTAAACTTGATAATCCCCAGATTTACACGCTCAGCAGGTTTAGCtcagcatttatttttttttaaatcttctcTATGGAGTAGAAACTGATTTAGGTCCCAAAATCTACATCACGTTAGCGTATGGTGAAATCAATTGAATTTCATTGAAATCAAATGTATTTTAACATGGTATTGGATTTTGTTTTCAAGACCATAAGTGGAGCAAACACAGCAGGATTTTTGCTTTTCCCCCTGAAAATATATCACAAATATTAATAAACCAGTCTTAGAAATCTTCCAGGACTCTGTCTGTATATGAAACATACAACCTCGACGTTGATACACTGTGATTCTTGGGAGTTAACAGTGAGTTGTTGGTACTGCCTGTCTAGTGTTATCCTGTACATTTATGACAGTGTGGCCAGATGTCCACCATAGTCATTATTTGACCAGGCAAATGTAGTCCAGCAGTCCACCGGACAACAAAACAACCACCACGTTCACTTTACTATGAGCAGATTCGGGtgaccaaacaaacaaacaaaaaaaacaaaagtgatactttaaaaatattgatatCCAAAAATCACATACAGCAATTAGTCAGTGTCCGAAAAAgtagtttaatttttaaaaggTTGCCCACAGTAGCAAAGTTAAGAAAGATACAGGCTAACTGTAGTAAAGGTTTTGGTTGATTGGAATATGATTCCAGTGtggaaaattattattaaagtcATTGCAGCatgattcattcaatacagaaaatattttgaAAGTTTTGAACAGATATATTAACATTTGCTGTTTGGCCGTTTGTGTATTTAAAGTGATTTACATTAAAGGTTTTACCAGGTTTCACTA contains these protein-coding regions:
- the LOC116042579 gene encoding uncharacterized protein LOC116042579 isoform X4, whose translation is MAKYKAKVNSSVSLAPPQTRSLRSRKRECPSDEISETEDVKAALHPQNTEGDNTAVDAALLQCHQPPLQESIMISTQQHEAAEQSCLTKQDPDTHKKHTEATDVYLNGTGKAFEEQEGTTVTNPNNDSQPEGLSVHADNDATKSGKGKDEMTAEECSRSPSQTCTDQLEVFLPISEEGDGSALEEQLVAEDNSQCNLEKNQETSREEPSNVYMADVKEITKDAAVGLPAKKKRRMGMCGLTERERSHFLQTQKRENGQNGPERAEKQICNDTADLVAQEKIVSSTPLSYSVSIPVGSVTEQSEAEIKLQSSHCGEDDRAETEVHIAVPISDETGTVCDPGCSKGKSCEVEGGIVPDPEQTGDTKSDPPAEEELLGNQEQQELEGRTAEIVAEKPQEQIKDGEDGSALVDQSPAFTFDSNPTQNEETENRDAIKAALLQVNSATRAKDEKKEADAGDSDGPKADTSTTDTRSAEFNAVELCEAAVTPSGSERKDSGDCDDKPEAPQTRDTADPFGSGYLDYVSDSQLNTIVLTEVMEKEEDLGSADCHEDATDLICGLIRELSSLNRKVMATHRELENLRRGSKASRSSIR
- the LOC116042579 gene encoding uncharacterized protein LOC116042579 isoform X2 codes for the protein MVQEEEMAKYKAKVNSSVSLAPPQTRSLRSRKRECPSDEISETEDVKAALHPQNTEGDNTAVDAALLQCHQPPLQESIMISTQQHEAAEQSCLTKQDPDTHKKHTEATDVYLNGTGKAFEEQEGTTVTNPNNDSQPEGLSVHADNDATKSGKGKDEMTAEECSRSPSQTCTDQLEVFLPISEEGDGSALEEQLVAEDNSQCNLEKNQETSREEPSNVYMADVKEITKDAAVGLPAKKKRRMGMCGLTERERSHFLQTQKRENGQNGPERAEKQICNDTADLVAQEKIVSSTPLSYSVSIPVGSVTEQSEAEIKLQSSHCGEDDRAETEVHIAVPISDETGTVCDPGCSKGKSCEVEGGIVPDPEQTGDTKSDPPAEEELLGNQEQQELEGRTAEIVAEKPQEQIKDGEDGSALVDQSPAFTFDSNPTQNEETENRDAIKAALLQVNSATRAKDEKKEADAGDSDGPKADTSTTDTRSAEFNAVELCEAAVTPSGSERKDSGDCDDKPEAPQTRDTADPFGSGYLDYVSDSQLNTIVLTEVMEKEEDLGSADCHEDATDLICGLIRELSSLNRKVMATHRELENLRRGSKASRSSIR
- the LOC116042579 gene encoding uncharacterized protein LOC116042579 isoform X3, which gives rise to MEEEMAKYKAKVNSSVSLAPPQTRSLRSRKRECPSDEISETEDVKAALHPQNTEGDNTAVDAALLQCHQPPLQESIMISTQQHEAAEQSCLTKQDPDTHKKHTEATDVYLNGTGKAFEEQEGTTVTNPNNDSQPEGLSVHADNDATKSGKGKDEMTAEECSRSPSQTCTDQLEVFLPISEEGDGSALEEQLVAEDNSQCNLEKNQETSREEPSNVYMADVKEITKDAAVGLPAKKKRRMGMCGLTERERSHFLQTQKRENGQNGPERAEKQICNDTADLVAQEKIVSSTPLSYSVSIPVGSVTEQSEAEIKLQSSHCGEDDRAETEVHIAVPISDETGTVCDPGCSKGKSCEVEGGIVPDPEQTGDTKSDPPAEEELLGNQEQQELEGRTAEIVAEKPQEQIKDGEDGSALVDQSPAFTFDSNPTQNEETENRDAIKAALLQVNSATRAKDEKKEADAGDSDGPKADTSTTDTRSAEFNAVELCEAAVTPSGSERKDSGDCDDKPEAPQTRDTADPFGSGYLDYVSDSQLNTIVLTEVMEKEEDLGSADCHEDATDLICGLIRELSSLNRKVMATHRELENLRRGSKASRSSIR
- the LOC116042579 gene encoding uncharacterized protein LOC116042579 isoform X1 — its product is MVQVGKNIPRHFVTVYLQGFNLISKKKEEEMAKYKAKVNSSVSLAPPQTRSLRSRKRECPSDEISETEDVKAALHPQNTEGDNTAVDAALLQCHQPPLQESIMISTQQHEAAEQSCLTKQDPDTHKKHTEATDVYLNGTGKAFEEQEGTTVTNPNNDSQPEGLSVHADNDATKSGKGKDEMTAEECSRSPSQTCTDQLEVFLPISEEGDGSALEEQLVAEDNSQCNLEKNQETSREEPSNVYMADVKEITKDAAVGLPAKKKRRMGMCGLTERERSHFLQTQKRENGQNGPERAEKQICNDTADLVAQEKIVSSTPLSYSVSIPVGSVTEQSEAEIKLQSSHCGEDDRAETEVHIAVPISDETGTVCDPGCSKGKSCEVEGGIVPDPEQTGDTKSDPPAEEELLGNQEQQELEGRTAEIVAEKPQEQIKDGEDGSALVDQSPAFTFDSNPTQNEETENRDAIKAALLQVNSATRAKDEKKEADAGDSDGPKADTSTTDTRSAEFNAVELCEAAVTPSGSERKDSGDCDDKPEAPQTRDTADPFGSGYLDYVSDSQLNTIVLTEVMEKEEDLGSADCHEDATDLICGLIRELSSLNRKVMATHRELENLRRGSKASRSSIR